In a single window of the Sphingosinicella microcystinivorans genome:
- the rnk gene encoding nucleoside diphosphate kinase regulator: protein MTDAARPPIHLIDSEAERLGDLALAAEARLPEVAELLLTEIERATVHSREAFPEGIVRMGARVDFVDEGSGARRTVELVYPPDADVAAGRLSILSLVGAGLIGLGEGQTIRWPDRSGTERVLRIEKVTPPEA from the coding sequence ATGACCGACGCCGCGCGTCCGCCGATTCATCTCATTGATTCCGAGGCCGAAAGGCTCGGAGACCTCGCCCTCGCCGCCGAAGCGCGCCTTCCCGAGGTCGCGGAGCTGCTCCTGACCGAGATCGAGCGGGCCACCGTGCACAGCCGCGAGGCCTTTCCGGAGGGAATCGTGCGCATGGGCGCGCGCGTCGATTTCGTCGACGAGGGCAGCGGCGCGCGCCGCACGGTGGAGCTCGTCTATCCGCCGGATGCGGATGTCGCCGCGGGCAGGCTCTCGATCCTCTCGCTGGTCGGCGCCGGGCTCATCGGGCTCGGCGAAGGGCAGACGATCCGCTGGCCGGACCGGAGCGGCACGGAACGCGTGCTCAGGATCGAGAAGGTCACGCCTCCGGAAGCATGA